The following nucleotide sequence is from Nocardioides daedukensis.
CTTCGACTCGGCGGAGAACGAGTTCACGCTCGTGACCGTCCGGTTGCCGATGCGTCACCAGGCCGTGTGGCACGGTGACGAGGCTGGTCACGACGAGACCGGGGGCACGCCCGAGGTGGAACCGAGGGAACAAGTCTGACCTGTGCGGCGTTCAAGGGGGTCGTGACCATGACCTCGCGCGCAGCCACCGGACCCCGGTCCACGACCCGACGCGCGGGCACCGCGCAGATCGTGCTGGTGCTCGGTGCACTGATCGCACTCGGCCCGCTGAGCATCGACATGTATCTCCCGGCGTTCCCGGGGATCGCGGAGGAGTTCTCCAGCAATGAGGCGAGTGTCCAGCTGACCCTGACCGGGATGTTGCTCGGGCTTGCCACCGGACAACTGATCATCGGTCCACTCTCGGACGCGTTCGGTCGCAAGCGTCCGCTTCTCACCGGTCTCGCAGTGCACGCCCTGGCGTCCGTGCTGTGCCTGTTCGCGCCATCGATCGAGATGCTGGCCGGTGTCCGTCTGCTCCAGGGGTTCGCCGGTGCCGCGGTGAGTGTCACGGCGATGGCGATGGTCCGCGACCAGTTCGAGGGAATCGCTGTCGCGCGGATCATGTCCCGACTGATGCTGGTCATGGGCGCTGCCCCGATGCTGGCCCCGACGCTGGGCAGCCAGGTGCTGCGTTGGTCGGACTGGCGGGGCATCTTCGGTGTGCTCGCGGCTGCGGCCGTGGCGCTCGTCATGCTCGCAGTGTTCGCCTTGCGCGAGACGCTTCCGCCCGAGCGGCGTCGGCCCGCCCGGATCGGCGCCAGCATCAGCACCTATCGGTCCTTGCTCCGCGATCGTGCCTTCCTGGCCATCGCCCTGATCGGTGGACTGATGATGGCCTCGATGTTCACCTACATCTCCGGAGCGTCGTTCGTCTTCCAGGAAGGTTTCGGTGTCGGTGAGCAGGAGTTCGCCATCATCTTCGGGGTCAACGCGTTCGCGCTGATCCTGGCCACCCAGATCAACCCCCTGCTCCTGCGCCGGTTCCGGATCATGGACGTGATGACCGTGGCGATGATCGGGGCGGGCCTCTCCGCCCTGGCCCTGGTGGTCCTGGGAGCCACAGGTGTCGGCGGCATTGCCGGTGCGATGATCCCGCTCACCGTGGCTCTGGGCTGTGGGGGACTGGTCGCGCCGAACACGCCGGCCCTGGCCCTGAGCCGCCACGGTGAGGCCGCCGGATCCGCCGCAGCGATCCTCGGCTTCCTCCAGTTCGGCATCGGCGGTGCGATGGCTCCCGTCGTGGGCGCCTTCGACTCCACCACCACGGTCCCGATGGGAGCCGTGATGGGCTCGGCGATCGGCATCGCACTGCTGCTCATGGTCCTGGTCCGGCGCGACGAGCAGGTGCGCACCTTCGGCTGAGCGAGCCTCCACCTGCAAGGGTCGGGATGCGTCGCGGGTGCGGGAATGCCTCGATTGGCGCGGGTGTTGATCACGGTGGCACACTTGTGCGCTGGTTCCGGTTCACGCGCCACATCCGGTGGGGCGACCCGGCACATCTAAGCGAGGACACCATGCAGAAGGACATTCACCCCGAGTACGTCGACACCCAGGTGACCTGCACCTGCGGCAACACGTTCACCACGCGCAGCACCAAGACCGACGGCGTCATTCGCGCCGACGTCTGCTCCGCGTGCCACCCGTTCTACACCGGCAAGCAGAAGATCCTCGACACCGGTGGCCGCGTGGCCCGCTTCGAGGCCCGCTACGCCAAGAAGGCTGCCGACAAGAAGTAGCTTCCCGCCAGCGCCGGTCCCCGCATCACGCGGGTGGCCGGCGTTGGCCATTTGTCGGTACACCGCGTCCGGGCCAGCCCGGCACCGAGAAGGGGAAGCACGATGTTCGAGGCAGTCGAGGGGCTCGCGGCCGAGCACGCAGATGTTGAACAGCGGCTCGCGCAGCCGGAGACCCACGCTGACCAGAGACTGGCCAAGCAGCTCAACCAGCGGTACGCCGAGCTCTCGGCCATCGTGCGCACCTGGCAGGACTGGCTCCAGCTCGGCGACGACATCGAGGCAGCGCGCGAGCTGGCCTCCGAGGACGCCGCGTTCGCCGAGGAGGCGCTCTCCCTCGCCGATCGCCGGGGCACGGTCGAGGAGCGGCTCCGCCACCTCCTGGTGCCGCGCGAAGCCAGCGACTCCAAGGACGCCATCCTCGAGGTGAAGTCGGGAGAGGGAGGCGAGGAGTCGGCACTCTTCGCCGGAGACCTGCTCCGGATGTATGTCCGCCACGCCGAGCAGCGAGGCTGGACCACCGAGATCCTCGACTCCACGCCGTCCGACCTGGGTGGCTACAAGAGCGTGACGATGGCCGTGAAGGCCAGAGGAGTGCCCGAGCCCGGTGAAGCACCGTTCGCGCTGCTCAAGTTCGAGGGCGGCGTCCACCGCGTGCAGCGGGTTCCCGTCACCGAGTCGCAGGGCAGGGTGCACACCTCGGCCGCCGGGGTGATGGTCTTTCCCGAGGCCGAGCAGGTCGACGTCACCATCGACGAGAACGACCTGCGCATCGATGTCTTCCGTTCGAGTGGACCCGGTGGGCAGAGCGTCAACACGACCGACTCCGCCGTGCGGATCACCCACCTGCCCAGTGGCATCGTGGTCAGCTGCCAGAACGAGAAGTCGCAGCTGCAGAACAAGGAGTCCGCGATGCGCATCCTGCGTGCCCGGATCCTGGCCGCAGCGGAGGACGAGGCCAACGCCGAGGCCAGCGAGGCGCGCCGCTCGCAGGTCCGGACGGTCGACCGGTCCGAGCGGATCCGCACCTACAACTATCCCGAGAACCGGATCTCCGACCACCGAACCGGCTACAAGTCCTACAACCTGGACGCGGTCTTGGACGGAGACCTCGGTCCGGTGATCGACAGCTGTGTCCAGGCCGACCTGGCCGCACGGCTCGAGGCGCTCGAGTCATGACCAGCGAGGTGCGTGACCTGCTCCGCGAGGCCGGTACGACGCTCGACGCGGCCGGTGTGGCCAGCCCCGACCACGACGCCGCCGAGCTCCTCGCGTTCGTCCTCGACACCTCGAGGGGTCAACTGCTGCTGGCCGACGGTCCCGACTCCGAGCAACGCCAGCGCTATGCCGAGCTGATCACCCGTCGGGCGTCCCGCGAACCGCTCCAGCACCTCACCGGGACCACCGGCTTCCGCTACGTCGACCTGGCGGTCGGCCCCGGCGTCTTCACTCCTCGCCCGGAGACCGAGCTGCTGGCGGGGTGGGCCGTCGAGCAGGCCCGTATGGTCAGCGCGACCGGCCGGGCTCCGGTCGTGGTCGACCTGTGCACCGGATCGGGTGCGATCGCCCGATCCATCGCGCACGAGGTCCCCGACGCCCGGGTGCACGCGGTCGAGCTGGACGAGGTCGCGCACGGCTGGGCCGCGCGCAACCTGGCCGGGACCGGTGTGGAGCTGCGTCACGGTGACATGGCCGACGCCTTCGACGACCTGGCCGGCACGGTGGACGTGATTGCGTGCAACCCGCCCTACATCCCGCTCGAGGCGTGGGAGAGCGTCGCCGTCGAGGCGCGCGACCACGACCCGCACCTGGCGCTCTTCTCCGGAGACGACGGGCTGGATGCGATGCGTGTCCTCGAGACCCGCGCAGCGCTGCTCCTCGGCCCCGGGGGAGTCGTGGGCGCCGAGCACGCGGACGTCCAGGGAGTCTCGGCCCCGGCGGTGTTCACCGGCGCCGACCGTTGGGTCGACGTACGCGACCATCTCGATCTGGCAGGTCGCGCGCGCTACCTGACCGCCCGACTGGCACGATGATGGCCATGCGTTTCCCGACCACGGACGATTCCGAGCGCCAGGCCGCCATCGACGCGGCAACAGTCGCCATTCGTCGCGGCGAGCTGGTGGTCCTGCCCACGGACACCGTCTATGGCATCGCTGCCGATGCCTTCGACGCGGTGGCGGTCGCCGGTCTGCTCGAGGCCAAGGGTCGTGGCCGCGACATGCCGCCGCCCGTCCTGGTCAGCGCGGCGACCACCCTGGACGCCCTCGCCACCGGCGTACCCGGCTATGCCCGGGCACTGGTCGAGGCGTTCTGGCCGGGCCCGCTCACCATCGTCTGTCGCGAGCAGGGCTCGCTGCAGTGGGACCTGGGCGACACCCGCGGCACCGTCGCGATCCGGATGCCCGACCACCCGGTTGCCCTCGAGATCCTCGAACGCACCGGCCCGCTGGCCGTCAGCTCGGCCAACATCTCCGGGGAGCCGGCCGCGATCAGCGCCGACCAGGCCGAGGAGATGCTCGGGGACGCCGTGTCGGTCATCGTGGACGCGGGGGAGTCCCCGGGCGAGCTGGCGTCGACCATCGTCGACGCCACCGGCCCGCACGGCCGGATCCTCCGGGCCGGTGCGCTGAGCCTCGACCAGTTGAACGAGGTGCTGGAACCACTGGGTGCGACCCTCACCGATGAGGGCTGATGCGGGAATATCTCCTCGTCTTCCTGGTCGCCGGATCGGTGACCTACCTGCTCACCGTCATCGCCCGTGAGTTCGCCCTGCGCACGAACGCCGTGGCACAGGTGCGTGACCGTGACGTCCACGCGATCCCGATCCCCTACTTCGGCGGGTTGGCCATGCTCGGCGGCCTCACCGCCGCCTACTTCGTGGCCCGGCAGCTCCCGTTCCTCTCGCTGAGCACCCCCAACGTCTTTCGCGACGCCGGCGTCGTGCTGGTGGCGGGAGGCCTGATCTGCATGGTCGGGGTGCTCGACGACCTGTTCGAGCTCGATGCGCTGACCAAGCTCGGCGGCCAGGTGCTGGCGACGGGGTTCCTGATCGCCTTCGGCGTGCAGTACCGCTTCTTCCCGGCCCCCGGCGACGTCCAGTTCGCCCTCGACCCGTCCCAGGCGGCGTTGCTCACCGTGTTCACCGTGCTGGCGACGGTGAACGCAGTGAACTTCATCGACGGCCTCGACGGGCTCGCCGCCGGTGTCGTCGGCGTGGGCGCGATCGCCTTCTTCCTGTTCTGCTACCAGATCGCGCACCTCAACGACCAGTCGTTGGCCGTCACCGGAGCGCTGCTGTGCGCGGCGCTGGGCGGTGCCTGCGCCGGGTTCATCCCGCACAACTTCTATCCCGCCAGGCTCTTCATGGGCGACAGCGGTTCGATGTTGCTGGGCCTGTTGCTCTCCGCCTCGGCGCTGACCCTGTCCGGTCAGTTCTCCGCTACCGAGGTCACCCAGGGTGGCGGCGGCTCGGACGCCAGCCTGCTGCCCACGCTGCTGCCGATCATCGTGCCGCTGTCCATCCTGATCGTCCCGTTCGCCGACCTGATCCTCGCGGTGATCCGCAGGACCCGGCGAGGTCAGGCGTTCTACCAACCGGACAAGCAGCACCTGCACCACCGGATGCTGGAGATCGGCCACTCCCACGGCAGGGCGGTCCTGATCATCTGGCTCTGGGCCAGCCTGATCGGCTTCGGCACGGTGCTGGTCAGCCTCTATGCGAGTGGTCTGACGTGGTTCCTGGTCGCGCTCTGGCTGGTGGTCACCGTCGTCCTCACGTTCGTGGTCCCGCGGGTCAAGGGCGTGGAGAACCCCTTGCAGAGTTGACGATTCGCATGCGTTCCGGACTTTGTGCTACTTTTCACAAGCGCCCAAGGGTGCGATTCTTGACCCCGAGAGAACGGCCGCCGTCATGACGACCGAGTTGAAGCGAAGCAGCGCCGCCCATGGCGGATCTGCGCTCCTCGGTGCCGGTCTCACGGCCCTGGTTCTCGGCCTCGGCACTGCGCTGGTCGGGGTGCTGGTCTCCGGCTCGTCCGCCCTGCTCGGGGCCCTGATCGGCACCGCGATCATCATCGGTGTCTTCGGCACCGGCGCCCTGGCCGTCGACCTGATCTCTCGCACCATGCCCACGATGTCGCTGCTCGTGGCCCTGATGACCTACCTCCTGCAGGTGATCGGGATGGGACTCATCTTCGTGGCACTGAAGGCGTCAGGGGCGCTGGACAGCGCCGTTGACGCGAGGTGGCTCGGGGGAGTGGTGATCGCAGGAACACTCGTCTGGCTCACCGTCCAGGTGGTCCTCGCGACCCGTCTGCGCCTGCCGGTCTACGACCTGAAGGACGCGGGTGAGCGATGAGATTCCAAGACTGCTATTGTCCGGTTCGCGATGGCTCAGCAGAAACCTCCGACCGCGCACACCGACAAGGGATCCGGCGAACCACAGGGCGACCCGTGGCACGCATTCGGCTACATCACCTCCGGTGTGTTCGTCTATGGAGCGCTCGGCTGGGGACTGGATCGCTGGCTGGGCACGTCGTACCTCGTGGCGATCGGGATCCTGCTCGGCGCAGTGTTCGGGATCTACATGACCTGGGCCAGATTCAGACCAACGTCCACAGACCAGAAGTAGTTCAGCTGCCGACACAGGAGACACCGTGAGTTCAGTCGCGACGTCCGTGACCAGGGCCGAGGGCTTCAAGCCGCCGAGCCCGGGGGACTTCAACCTCCCGCCCATCGGCCCGGACAAGACGTTCGAATGGCTGGGGGAGACGCACTACCTCGGCGTCACAAAGCCGATGATCCAGCTCGTGCTCGTCGCCGGCATCGTCTTCATCTTCTTCTGGGCGGCCTCGCGCAAGCGCGCCATGGTCCCCAGCCGGCTCCAGTACGTCGGGGAGCAGGGCTACGGCTTCGTGCGCAACTCGATGGGCCGCGACATCATCGGCAGCCAGGACTTCCTGAAGTACACGCCGTACCTGTTCGCGCTCTTCTTCTTCATCCTGATCAACAACTTCCTCGGCAGCATCCCGTTCTTCCAGTTCCCGACGTTCTCGCGCTCGGGCCTGGTCTACAGCCTCGCGCTGATGAGCTGGATCATCTACAACGCGGTCGGCATCAAGAAGCACGGTTTCGGTGGCTACATGAAGCTGATGTGTGTGCCGTCCGGCGTCAGCCCGGTGATGTACCCGCTGCTGGTTCCGCTCGAGTTCATGTCGAACATCCTGGTTCGCCCGGTCACGCTGGCCCTGCGTCTGTTCGCGAACATGTTCGCCGGCCACATGCTGCTGATCCTGTTCGCCCTCGGTGGCCAGTACCTCATCTTTGAGATGGCCGGTGCCTACTCGGTCGTCGGTGTGGTGGCCTGGCTGCTCTTCATCCTGATCTCCTTCCTGGAGCTCCTGATCCAATTCCTGCAGGCCTACGTGTTCGTTCTGCTGAACGCCATGTACATCCAGGGCTCCCTGGCTGACGAGCACTGACCCACCGCACCACCTGACTCTTCTCCACCCCCGTTTCCAGCAAGAAAATAACCGAAAGGAAGATTGCCGTGGACGGCACTCTGAACGGCTCGCTCAACATGATCGGCTACGGCCTCGCTGCCATCGGCCCCGGTATCGGTATCGGTCTGATCTTCGCTGCCTACATCAATGGTGTTGCTCGCCAGCCGGAGGCCCAGGGCCGCCTGCAGACCATCGCCATCCTGGGCTTCGCGCTCGCTGAGGCGCTCGCGATCATCGGTATTGCCCTCGCGTTCGTCCTCAACTGACGCGTTCGCATCCAGACTGACGTAGGACCCGGAAGAAGGACCTGCCCATGCAGACACTGACCATCCTCGCAGCCGAGGAGGGGCACGAGCTGAACCCGCTCATTCCCCACCCGGTCGAGCTGGTGCTGTCGCTCGTCGTTTTCGGGATCCTCTTCTTCGCTGTGAAGAAGTGGGTCGTGCCGAACTTCGAGGCGACCTTTGCCGAGCGCACCTCGGCGATCGAAGGCGGCCTCGCGGCCGCTGAGACCAAGCAGGCCGAGGCCGACGCCAAGCTCGCTGAGCTTGACCGTCAGCTCTCGGAGGCTCGCCACGAGGCCGCGCGCATCCGTGAGGAAGCACGCGAACAGGGCGCCGCCATCGTGGCGGAGATGCGGGACCAGGCCAACGCCGAGTCCACCCGCATCATCGAGCACGGCAAGGCCCAGATCGAGGCCGAGCGCCAGCAGGCGGTCACCTCGCTCCGGGCCGAGGTCGGTTCGCTCGCGACCGGCCTGGCCGGGCGCATCGTGGGCGAGAGCCTTGATGACGAGGCTCGCCAGAGCCGTGTCGTCGACCGCTTCCTCGCCGAGCTCGAGGCAGACGGCGCCGCGAACGGGGCGCGCTGATGTCCTTCCGTGGTGCTTCGGCCGAGGCGTTCGCATCGTTGACCACCGACCTGGACGGGACGGTCTCGGGCGCTCCCGAGACCGCCGCTCGGGTCGGTGGCGACCTGTTCTCGGTCTCCGGCGTGCTCCGGACCGAAGCTGGCCTGCGCCGAGTGCTCACCGACGTGTCGGTGGCGCCCGAGGCGAAGGCCGGACTGGTCCGGGACATCTTCGGCGACAAGGCCGTCGACTCCGTGGTGACGCTGGTGGCCTCCGCGGTCGCCAAGCGTTGGACGGTCGGACGAGACCTCGCCGACGCTCTCGAGCGGCTGGGAGTCCTGGCCACGGTGAAGTCCGCGGGCAGCGACACCGGTCGCCTCTCGGACGAGCTGTTCGAGATCGGTCAGCTGGTCAAGAACACTCCCGAGCTCCGCGACGCCTTCTCCGACCCTGCCCGGTCGCAGGAGGACAAGCGCGCGCTGGTGCACACCCTGTTCGACAACAAGGCGCTGCCGGCATCGGTCGCTCTCGTCGAGCAGGCCCTGGCGGGCACCTACCGCACCGTGGGGGTGGCGCTCGCTGAATATCAGCAGGCCGCCGCCGAGGTCCACGGACAGAGCGTGGCAGAGGTGCGAGTCGCCACTGCGCTGTCCGAGGCTGACCGCCAGCGACTGACCGACGTACTGTCGAGGCAGTACGGCCGGGCAGTGCACCTGAACGTGGTCGTCGACCCCGGCGTGATCGGCGGTCTCCGTGTGGAGATCGGCGACGACGTCATCGACGGCACCGTTTCCAACCGGCTCAGCGAAGCCGGTCGCAAGCTTGCCGGCTGACCACTCAGCCAGGCACCAGAACTGAACCGAGCAGACTCTAGATAAGGAAGTGTGATGACGGAGCTTTCGATCCGTCCGGACGAGATCCGGGACGCGCTGCAGCGCTTCGTGTCGGACTACAAGCCCGAGACCGCCAGTCGTGAGGAGGTCGGCACTGTCGCCGAGGCCGGCGACGGCATCGCCCGCGTCAGCGGCCTGCCGTCCGTCATGGCCAACGAGCTGCTCGAGTTCGAGGACGGCACCCGTGGCCTGGCCCTGAACCTCGACACCCGCGAAATCGGTGTCGTCGTGCTGGGTGACTTCGCCGGGATCGAGGAGGGCCAGACGGTGCGTCGCACCGGCGAGGTCCTCTCCGTCCCCGTCGGCGATGGTTACCTCGGCCGCGTCGTGGACCCGCTCGGCAACGCGATTGACGGTCTGGGGGAGATCTCGACCGAGGGCCGTCGTGCCCTTGAGCTCCAGGCGCCCGGCGTCATGGAGCGCAAGTCGGTCCACGAGCCCCTCTCCACCGGCATCAAGGCGATTGACGCCCTGACCCCGGTCGGCCGTGGCCAGCGCCAGCTGATCATCGGTGACCGCGCGACCGGCAAGACCACGATCGCGATCGACACGATCATCAACCAGAAGCAGAACTGGGAGTCCGGTGACCCGGACAAGCAGGTTCGCTGCATCTATGTCGCCATCGGCCAGAAGGGTTCGACCATCGCCTCCGTGCGTGGCGCCCTCGAGGAAGCCGGAGCGCTCGAGTACACCACCATCGTGGCGTCCCCGGCCTCCGACTCCGCCGGCTTCAAGTACCTCGCCCCCTACACCGGTTCGGCCATCGGCCAGCACTGGATGTACGGCGGCAAGCACGTCCTCATCGTCTTCGATGACCTGACCAAGCAGGCCGAGGCCTACCGCGCCGTGTCGCTGCTGCTGCGTCGTCCGCCGGGCCGCGAGGCCTACCCGGGTGACGTGTTCTACCTGCACAGCCGGCTGCTCGAGCGTTGCGCGAAGCTGTCGGACGAGATGGGCAAGGGCTCGATGACCGGTCTTCCGATCATCGAGACCAAGGCCAACGACGTGTCGGCATTCATCCCGACCAACGTCATCTCGATCACCGACGGTCAGATCTTCCTGCAGTCCGACCTGTTCGCGGCCAACCAGCGCCCGGCCATCGACGTCGGTGTGTCGGTCTCGCGCGTGGGTGGTTCGGCGATGACCAAGGCGATGAAGGCTGTCACCGGATCGCTCAAGGTCGACCTGGCGCAGTTCCGTGCCATGGAGGCGTTCGCCATGTTCGCCTCGGACCTCGACGCGGCCTCGCGCCAGCAGCTCGACCGCGGTCAGCGCCTGATGGCCCTGCTCAAGCAGCCGCAGTACTCGCCGTACCCGATCGACGAGATGACCGTTGCCCTGTGGACCGGCACCTCGGGTCGACTGGACAAGGTTCCGGCTGACGACGTGCTGCGCTTCGAGAACGAGTTCCTCGACTACCTGCGTCGCTCGCACGACGGCATCCTTGCCGGCATCCGCGAGACGCTGAAGTTCGAGGACTCGACCGAGGACCAGCTGGCAGCGGCCTACGACTCCTTCCTCGACCAGTTCGAGACCTCTGACGGCCAGTCGATCAAGGCTGGCAAGGAAGAGCACGTCGCTCTGGAGGACGAGGACGTCGAGCAGGAGCAGATCGTCAAGCAGAAGCGGGGCTGACCATGGCCCTCTCGGTGCGCGAATATCGCGCGCGGATCAAGTCGACCGAGTCGATGAAGAAGATCACGCGTGCCATGGAGCTCATCGCTGCGTCCCGGATCATCAAGGCACAGCAGCGGGCACAGGCGGCAGCGCCGTACGCCCGTGAGCTGACCCGAGCGGTCTCGGCCGTGGCGAGCTTCTCCAACGTCGACCACGCCCTGACCACGGAG
It contains:
- a CDS encoding multidrug effflux MFS transporter, encoding MTSRAATGPRSTTRRAGTAQIVLVLGALIALGPLSIDMYLPAFPGIAEEFSSNEASVQLTLTGMLLGLATGQLIIGPLSDAFGRKRPLLTGLAVHALASVLCLFAPSIEMLAGVRLLQGFAGAAVSVTAMAMVRDQFEGIAVARIMSRLMLVMGAAPMLAPTLGSQVLRWSDWRGIFGVLAAAAVALVMLAVFALRETLPPERRRPARIGASISTYRSLLRDRAFLAIALIGGLMMASMFTYISGASFVFQEGFGVGEQEFAIIFGVNAFALILATQINPLLLRRFRIMDVMTVAMIGAGLSALALVVLGATGVGGIAGAMIPLTVALGCGGLVAPNTPALALSRHGEAAGSAAAILGFLQFGIGGAMAPVVGAFDSTTTVPMGAVMGSAIGIALLLMVLVRRDEQVRTFG
- the rpmE gene encoding 50S ribosomal protein L31; amino-acid sequence: MQKDIHPEYVDTQVTCTCGNTFTTRSTKTDGVIRADVCSACHPFYTGKQKILDTGGRVARFEARYAKKAADKK
- the prfA gene encoding peptide chain release factor 1, which codes for MFEAVEGLAAEHADVEQRLAQPETHADQRLAKQLNQRYAELSAIVRTWQDWLQLGDDIEAARELASEDAAFAEEALSLADRRGTVEERLRHLLVPREASDSKDAILEVKSGEGGEESALFAGDLLRMYVRHAEQRGWTTEILDSTPSDLGGYKSVTMAVKARGVPEPGEAPFALLKFEGGVHRVQRVPVTESQGRVHTSAAGVMVFPEAEQVDVTIDENDLRIDVFRSSGPGGQSVNTTDSAVRITHLPSGIVVSCQNEKSQLQNKESAMRILRARILAAAEDEANAEASEARRSQVRTVDRSERIRTYNYPENRISDHRTGYKSYNLDAVLDGDLGPVIDSCVQADLAARLEALES
- the prmC gene encoding peptide chain release factor N(5)-glutamine methyltransferase, translated to MTSEVRDLLREAGTTLDAAGVASPDHDAAELLAFVLDTSRGQLLLADGPDSEQRQRYAELITRRASREPLQHLTGTTGFRYVDLAVGPGVFTPRPETELLAGWAVEQARMVSATGRAPVVVDLCTGSGAIARSIAHEVPDARVHAVELDEVAHGWAARNLAGTGVELRHGDMADAFDDLAGTVDVIACNPPYIPLEAWESVAVEARDHDPHLALFSGDDGLDAMRVLETRAALLLGPGGVVGAEHADVQGVSAPAVFTGADRWVDVRDHLDLAGRARYLTARLAR
- a CDS encoding L-threonylcarbamoyladenylate synthase; this translates as MRFPTTDDSERQAAIDAATVAIRRGELVVLPTDTVYGIAADAFDAVAVAGLLEAKGRGRDMPPPVLVSAATTLDALATGVPGYARALVEAFWPGPLTIVCREQGSLQWDLGDTRGTVAIRMPDHPVALEILERTGPLAVSSANISGEPAAISADQAEEMLGDAVSVIVDAGESPGELASTIVDATGPHGRILRAGALSLDQLNEVLEPLGATLTDEG
- a CDS encoding MraY family glycosyltransferase, encoding MREYLLVFLVAGSVTYLLTVIAREFALRTNAVAQVRDRDVHAIPIPYFGGLAMLGGLTAAYFVARQLPFLSLSTPNVFRDAGVVLVAGGLICMVGVLDDLFELDALTKLGGQVLATGFLIAFGVQYRFFPAPGDVQFALDPSQAALLTVFTVLATVNAVNFIDGLDGLAAGVVGVGAIAFFLFCYQIAHLNDQSLAVTGALLCAALGGACAGFIPHNFYPARLFMGDSGSMLLGLLLSASALTLSGQFSATEVTQGGGGSDASLLPTLLPIIVPLSILIVPFADLILAVIRRTRRGQAFYQPDKQHLHHRMLEIGHSHGRAVLIIWLWASLIGFGTVLVSLYASGLTWFLVALWLVVTVVLTFVVPRVKGVENPLQS
- a CDS encoding AtpZ/AtpI family protein; this translates as MAQQKPPTAHTDKGSGEPQGDPWHAFGYITSGVFVYGALGWGLDRWLGTSYLVAIGILLGAVFGIYMTWARFRPTSTDQK
- the atpB gene encoding F0F1 ATP synthase subunit A, giving the protein MSSVATSVTRAEGFKPPSPGDFNLPPIGPDKTFEWLGETHYLGVTKPMIQLVLVAGIVFIFFWAASRKRAMVPSRLQYVGEQGYGFVRNSMGRDIIGSQDFLKYTPYLFALFFFILINNFLGSIPFFQFPTFSRSGLVYSLALMSWIIYNAVGIKKHGFGGYMKLMCVPSGVSPVMYPLLVPLEFMSNILVRPVTLALRLFANMFAGHMLLILFALGGQYLIFEMAGAYSVVGVVAWLLFILISFLELLIQFLQAYVFVLLNAMYIQGSLADEH
- the atpE gene encoding ATP synthase F0 subunit C, which produces MIGYGLAAIGPGIGIGLIFAAYINGVARQPEAQGRLQTIAILGFALAEALAIIGIALAFVLN
- a CDS encoding F0F1 ATP synthase subunit B — translated: MQTLTILAAEEGHELNPLIPHPVELVLSLVVFGILFFAVKKWVVPNFEATFAERTSAIEGGLAAAETKQAEADAKLAELDRQLSEARHEAARIREEAREQGAAIVAEMRDQANAESTRIIEHGKAQIEAERQQAVTSLRAEVGSLATGLAGRIVGESLDDEARQSRVVDRFLAELEADGAANGAR
- a CDS encoding F0F1 ATP synthase subunit delta, which produces MSFRGASAEAFASLTTDLDGTVSGAPETAARVGGDLFSVSGVLRTEAGLRRVLTDVSVAPEAKAGLVRDIFGDKAVDSVVTLVASAVAKRWTVGRDLADALERLGVLATVKSAGSDTGRLSDELFEIGQLVKNTPELRDAFSDPARSQEDKRALVHTLFDNKALPASVALVEQALAGTYRTVGVALAEYQQAAAEVHGQSVAEVRVATALSEADRQRLTDVLSRQYGRAVHLNVVVDPGVIGGLRVEIGDDVIDGTVSNRLSEAGRKLAG
- the atpA gene encoding F0F1 ATP synthase subunit alpha, giving the protein MTELSIRPDEIRDALQRFVSDYKPETASREEVGTVAEAGDGIARVSGLPSVMANELLEFEDGTRGLALNLDTREIGVVVLGDFAGIEEGQTVRRTGEVLSVPVGDGYLGRVVDPLGNAIDGLGEISTEGRRALELQAPGVMERKSVHEPLSTGIKAIDALTPVGRGQRQLIIGDRATGKTTIAIDTIINQKQNWESGDPDKQVRCIYVAIGQKGSTIASVRGALEEAGALEYTTIVASPASDSAGFKYLAPYTGSAIGQHWMYGGKHVLIVFDDLTKQAEAYRAVSLLLRRPPGREAYPGDVFYLHSRLLERCAKLSDEMGKGSMTGLPIIETKANDVSAFIPTNVISITDGQIFLQSDLFAANQRPAIDVGVSVSRVGGSAMTKAMKAVTGSLKVDLAQFRAMEAFAMFASDLDAASRQQLDRGQRLMALLKQPQYSPYPIDEMTVALWTGTSGRLDKVPADDVLRFENEFLDYLRRSHDGILAGIRETLKFEDSTEDQLAAAYDSFLDQFETSDGQSIKAGKEEHVALEDEDVEQEQIVKQKRG